The Terriglobia bacterium genome contains a region encoding:
- a CDS encoding energy transducer TonB encodes MTPESGGLRLEDHLRASGELHVSLLHRGEGRLLAAAFAGALVLHVAGALLPLPRPVGTSRGRAGSSAARRPTLAHAIIPAAPSRAERPALSTGAAPVRSAPAAAAASSLPAAPAARPLPDLLEPLVEPEPEMAPDDLPRDAEILLGEPEPPPAGPSPEHAGRAADPELLPESRVQPVYPARARQLGVRGDVVLDVSVLPDGTVGEVNVLRCTPPDLGFCPSAVRAVKRWRYRPGFQDGRPAQVSITVKVEFVP; translated from the coding sequence ATGACCCCGGAATCCGGGGGCTTGCGGCTCGAGGACCACCTGAGGGCGAGCGGCGAACTCCACGTGTCGCTGCTGCACCGCGGCGAGGGCCGCCTGCTCGCTGCGGCGTTCGCAGGAGCTCTCGTGCTCCACGTCGCGGGGGCGCTTCTCCCGCTCCCCCGGCCGGTGGGGACGTCGCGGGGGCGCGCGGGCTCTTCCGCCGCGCGGCGGCCGACGCTTGCGCACGCGATCATTCCCGCGGCCCCGTCGCGAGCCGAGCGCCCCGCTCTTTCGACCGGGGCCGCTCCGGTGCGGAGCGCACCCGCCGCGGCCGCGGCCTCGAGCCTCCCCGCGGCCCCGGCCGCGAGACCGCTTCCCGACCTCCTCGAGCCGTTGGTCGAGCCCGAGCCCGAGATGGCGCCGGACGACCTGCCGCGGGACGCCGAGATTCTCCTGGGCGAGCCGGAGCCGCCGCCCGCGGGTCCGTCGCCCGAGCACGCCGGGCGCGCGGCCGATCCGGAGCTGTTGCCGGAGAGCCGGGTGCAGCCGGTCTATCCCGCGCGGGCGCGGCAGCTCGGCGTCCGCGGCGACGTGGTGCTGGACGTGAGCGTGCTCCCCGACGGAACCGTCGGGGAGGTGAACGTGCTGCGGTGCACGCCGCCCGACCTCGGCTTTTGCCCGTCGGCGGTGCGGGCGGTCAAGCGCTGGCGCTATCGGCCGGGCTTCCAGGACGGGCGGCCTGCGCAGGTCTCGATCACCGTCAAGGTGGAGTTCGTCCCGTGA